The Lysobacterales bacterium genome includes a window with the following:
- a CDS encoding efflux RND transporter permease subunit, which translates to MTTPPLGISGRLARAFQSNPLTPVLAVAGLLLGLLAVLVTPREEEPQIDVTMANVFVPFPGAPARDVENLVSFPLEQRLAEIEGVKHVYSVSRPGAAVITVEFQVGVPRQEAVVRLYNQVYSNADWVPAGLGVGQPLVRPMGIDDVPVMALTLWTDDPGRGATELAEVAHSLETELKRIRGTRDVYTLGVPARAVVVELDATRLAAYGMAVEDLSSALAASNVAVHAGERTVADGSVPVTAGTWLADAGEVAGLVIGLRDGGPLYLSDVATIRRGADLPRSYVWHMAAAGQPGPAAGQAPAVTLAIAKQPGANAADITGAVRARLVDLRRTVLPEGVEVEITRDYGQTATDKANTLISKLVFATMAVVLLVLAALGWREAIVVGIAVVLTLALTLFASWAMGFTLNRVSLFALIFAIGILVDDAIVVVENIHRHMARGDIGLLAAIPPAVDEVGSPTILATFTVIAALLPMAFVSGLMGPYMRPIPINASVGMLISLLIALTVTPWLAWKLLSRHLPAAARTAGEDKGKDAGHGLAARLQPVFGRLFGPFLDARRGRRARRLLFAAIAGLVVLATSLVLVQWVVMKMLPFDNKSEFQVVVDLPEGSSLEQTNALLSRLAQALVAVPEVTHVQAYAGTSAPINFNGLVRQYYLREGPHLGDLQVNLRERRQRARKSHDIARAVRPVLAALGAGSGASVKVVEVPPGPPVLAPLVAEVYGPDPARQREIGRELAAMFAATPGIVDVDSTVEADAPRELVVVDRVRAARLGVSQAQVAQTLAMAVSGHDATWLRDGASKYPVPVRLRLPAGDQASLDQLLALRVRGQGGRLVPLSEVVQVQRVGYEAAIHHKDLLPVVYVTADEAGRLDSPLYGMFDLVGRIRDGEVAGQPLDQAFFAPPDSVDGYTVKWDGEWQITFETFRDMGMAYAVGLLLIYLLVVAQFRSYLVPLVIMAPIPLTVIGVLPGHALLGAQFTATSMIGMIALAGIIVRNSILLVDFINQALAEGSSPAQAVVDACAVRAQPIALTALAAMAGAAFILDDPIFNGLAISLIFGILVSTVLTLVVIPLLYFSLLERQGRAQESTP; encoded by the coding sequence ATGACGACCCCGCCGCTGGGCATCTCGGGACGGCTGGCGCGCGCGTTCCAGAGCAACCCCCTGACCCCGGTGCTGGCCGTTGCAGGCCTGCTGCTCGGCCTGCTGGCGGTGCTGGTGACGCCGCGCGAGGAGGAGCCCCAGATCGACGTGACCATGGCCAACGTGTTCGTGCCGTTCCCCGGCGCGCCGGCGCGGGACGTCGAGAACCTGGTCAGCTTCCCCCTGGAGCAGAGGCTGGCCGAGATCGAAGGCGTCAAGCACGTCTACTCGGTGAGTCGCCCCGGCGCCGCCGTGATCACCGTCGAGTTCCAGGTCGGCGTGCCCCGCCAGGAGGCGGTGGTGCGCCTCTACAACCAGGTCTACTCGAACGCCGACTGGGTGCCCGCCGGACTGGGCGTCGGCCAGCCCCTGGTCCGTCCGATGGGCATCGACGACGTGCCGGTGATGGCGCTCACGCTGTGGACCGACGATCCCGGTCGCGGCGCCACCGAACTGGCCGAAGTGGCGCACAGCCTGGAGACCGAACTCAAGCGCATCCGTGGCACCCGCGATGTCTACACGCTGGGCGTCCCTGCGCGTGCCGTGGTGGTCGAGCTGGATGCCACCCGCCTGGCGGCCTACGGCATGGCCGTGGAGGACCTGTCGTCTGCACTGGCTGCCAGCAATGTCGCCGTGCACGCTGGCGAACGCACCGTCGCCGACGGCAGCGTCCCGGTGACCGCCGGCACCTGGCTGGCCGATGCCGGCGAGGTGGCCGGCCTGGTCATCGGCCTGCGCGATGGCGGACCGCTGTACCTGTCCGACGTCGCGACCATCCGGCGCGGTGCCGACCTGCCGCGAAGCTACGTCTGGCACATGGCCGCCGCCGGCCAGCCCGGTCCTGCGGCCGGCCAGGCGCCCGCGGTCACCCTGGCGATCGCCAAGCAGCCCGGCGCCAATGCTGCGGACATCACCGGCGCGGTGCGCGCACGCCTGGTCGACCTGCGACGCACCGTGCTGCCCGAGGGCGTCGAGGTCGAGATCACCCGCGACTACGGGCAGACCGCAACCGACAAGGCCAACACCCTGATCAGCAAGCTGGTGTTCGCGACCATGGCGGTGGTGCTGCTGGTGCTGGCGGCGCTGGGCTGGCGCGAAGCGATCGTGGTGGGAATCGCCGTGGTGCTGACCCTGGCCCTCACGCTGTTCGCCTCCTGGGCGATGGGCTTCACCCTGAACCGGGTGTCGCTGTTCGCATTGATCTTCGCGATCGGCATCCTGGTCGACGACGCCATCGTGGTGGTCGAGAACATCCACCGGCACATGGCGCGTGGCGACATCGGCCTGCTCGCAGCCATCCCACCAGCGGTCGACGAGGTCGGCAGCCCGACCATCCTGGCGACCTTCACGGTGATCGCGGCGCTGCTGCCGATGGCCTTCGTCAGCGGCCTGATGGGTCCTTACATGCGGCCGATCCCGATCAATGCCTCGGTGGGCATGCTGATCTCGCTGCTGATCGCCCTGACCGTCACGCCCTGGCTGGCCTGGAAGCTGCTGTCGCGGCACCTGCCGGCAGCGGCGCGGACAGCGGGAGAAGACAAAGGAAAGGACGCTGGCCACGGCCTGGCCGCCCGGCTGCAGCCTGTGTTCGGAAGGTTGTTCGGTCCCTTCCTGGACGCCCGTCGGGGCCGTCGCGCGCGCCGCCTGCTGTTCGCCGCCATCGCCGGTCTGGTCGTCCTGGCCACCAGCCTCGTGCTGGTGCAGTGGGTGGTGATGAAGATGCTGCCGTTCGACAACAAGTCCGAGTTCCAGGTGGTGGTCGACCTGCCCGAGGGCAGCAGCCTGGAGCAGACCAACGCCCTGCTTTCCCGCCTGGCACAGGCGCTGGTGGCGGTGCCCGAGGTCACCCATGTCCAGGCCTACGCGGGCACGTCGGCGCCGATCAATTTCAATGGCCTGGTGCGGCAGTACTACCTGCGCGAAGGGCCGCATCTCGGCGACCTTCAGGTGAACCTGCGCGAGCGCCGCCAGCGCGCCCGAAAGAGCCACGACATCGCCCGCGCAGTCCGGCCGGTGCTGGCGGCCCTGGGTGCCGGGTCGGGCGCCTCCGTGAAGGTGGTCGAGGTGCCGCCCGGCCCGCCGGTCCTGGCGCCACTGGTCGCCGAGGTCTACGGTCCGGACCCTGCCCGGCAGCGGGAGATCGGACGTGAGCTCGCGGCGATGTTCGCAGCCACCCCAGGCATCGTCGATGTCGACAGCACGGTCGAGGCGGACGCACCCCGCGAACTCGTCGTCGTCGACCGGGTTCGCGCAGCGCGTCTGGGCGTCAGCCAGGCCCAGGTCGCCCAGACTCTGGCGATGGCGGTGTCCGGGCACGATGCCACCTGGCTGCGCGACGGCGCCTCCAAGTATCCGGTGCCGGTGCGGCTGCGCCTGCCGGCCGGCGACCAGGCCAGCCTGGACCAGCTGCTGGCCCTGCGCGTGCGCGGCCAGGGCGGTCGCCTGGTGCCGCTCTCGGAGGTGGTCCAGGTGCAGCGCGTCGGCTACGAGGCGGCGATCCACCACAAGGACCTGCTGCCGGTGGTGTACGTGACGGCCGACGAGGCCGGCCGCCTGGACAGTCCCCTGTACGGCATGTTCGACCTGGTCGGGCGGATCCGCGACGGCGAGGTCGCCGGCCAGCCGCTCGACCAGGCCTTCTTCGCGCCACCGGACAGCGTCGACGGCTACACGGTCAAGTGGGACGGCGAGTGGCAGATCACCTTCGAGACGTTCCGGGACATGGGCATGGCCTATGCGGTCGGACTGCTGCTGATCTATCTCCTGGTGGTCGCGCAGTTCCGCAGCTACCTGGTGCCTCTGGTGATCATGGCGCCGATTCCGCTGACCGTGATCGGCGTGCTGCCCGGGCATGCCCTGCTGGGCGCGCAGTTCACCGCCACATCGATGATCGGCATGATCGCCCTGGCCGGCATCATCGTCCGCAACTCGATCCTGCTGGTCGACTTCATCAACCAGGCGCTGGCGGAGGGCAGCTCGCCCGCGCAGGCAGTCGTGGACGCCTGCGCGGTCAGGGCCCAGCCGATCGCGCTGACCGCCCTGGCGGCCATGGCCGGCGCCGCGTTCATCCTGGACGACCCGATCTTCAACGGCCTGGCGATCTCCCTGATCTTCGGCATACTGGTGTCGACGGTGCTGACCCTGGTGGTCATTCCGCTGCTCTACTTCTCGCTGCTTGAGCGCCAGGGCAGGGCGCAGGAGTCCACGCCATGA
- a CDS encoding efflux RND transporter periplasmic adaptor subunit has protein sequence MTLAACAQDSGPVRPVAEAPDLATLEVRAVAVPRERVWDGVVEAVHQATLSAQTRGRVLELPYDVNDYVEAGAVVVRFTDVEQRSGARQAQAALAAAQAAFTEAEAEHRRIAEVYERRLVARSQLDQAVARRDAERARLDAARAAVREAGEQVDYTVIRAPYPGILTERHVEVGEAVQPGQPLVSGLSLDRLRVQVQVPQSDIAAIRAQGQAWVLLDDGRRVRADRVVVFPYADPGSHSFRVRIELPEADTGLHPGMIAKVAFALGEGERLLLPERVLVRRSEVVAVYVVDEAGVALRQVRVGHRHDELIEILAGLRDGERVAADPGRALAWLAGRREAAR, from the coding sequence ATGACGCTGGCCGCCTGCGCGCAGGACAGCGGCCCGGTGCGACCCGTCGCGGAGGCGCCGGACCTTGCGACCCTTGAGGTGCGGGCGGTCGCCGTGCCCCGCGAGCGCGTCTGGGACGGTGTGGTCGAGGCCGTCCACCAGGCCACGCTGTCTGCGCAGACCCGTGGCCGGGTGCTGGAATTGCCCTACGACGTCAACGATTACGTCGAGGCCGGCGCGGTGGTGGTGCGATTCACCGACGTCGAGCAGCGCAGTGGCGCGCGTCAGGCCCAGGCGGCACTCGCCGCGGCGCAGGCCGCGTTCACCGAAGCCGAGGCGGAACACCGGCGGATTGCCGAGGTCTACGAACGGCGCCTGGTCGCGCGCAGCCAGCTGGACCAGGCCGTCGCCCGCCGCGATGCCGAGCGCGCCCGCCTCGACGCGGCCCGGGCCGCCGTCCGCGAAGCCGGCGAGCAGGTCGATTACACGGTGATCCGGGCCCCGTATCCGGGCATCCTCACCGAGCGCCACGTCGAGGTCGGCGAGGCCGTGCAGCCGGGCCAGCCGCTGGTCTCCGGGCTTTCGCTGGACCGGCTGCGCGTGCAGGTCCAGGTGCCGCAGAGCGACATCGCCGCGATCCGCGCGCAGGGCCAGGCCTGGGTGCTGCTGGACGACGGTCGCAGGGTCCGGGCCGATCGCGTGGTGGTGTTCCCCTATGCCGACCCCGGCAGCCACAGCTTCCGGGTCCGGATCGAGTTGCCCGAAGCCGACACCGGGCTGCACCCGGGGATGATCGCCAAGGTCGCTTTCGCCCTGGGCGAGGGTGAGCGCCTGCTGCTGCCCGAGCGCGTCCTGGTCAGGCGCAGCGAGGTGGTCGCGGTCTACGTGGTCGACGAGGCCGGCGTTGCGCTGCGCCAGGTGCGGGTCGGCCATCGTCACGATGAGCTGATCGAGATCCTGGCCGGCCTGCGCGACGGTGAGCGGGTTGCCGCCGATCCCGGCCGCGCACTCGCCTGGCTGGCCGGCCGGCGCGAGGCGGCCCGATGA
- a CDS encoding DUF2892 domain-containing protein produces MNIDRAIFAFAGTMILASVALVHFVSPWWLLLTAFVGLNLLQSAFTGFCPAARVLASLGVRSGCAFK; encoded by the coding sequence ATGAACATCGACCGCGCCATCTTCGCCTTCGCCGGCACGATGATCCTCGCCAGCGTCGCGCTGGTCCACTTCGTCTCGCCCTGGTGGCTGCTGCTGACCGCCTTCGTCGGTCTGAACCTGCTGCAGTCGGCATTCACCGGGTTCTGCCCGGCGGCGCGGGTGCTCGCGTCGCTGGGCGTGCGGTCCGGGTGCGCGTTCAAGTGA
- a CDS encoding NAD(P)/FAD-dependent oxidoreductase, translating into MAHIVVLGAGVGGMSAAYELRKTLGKHHRITVVAETDRFSFTPSNPWVAVGWRTAKAIEVEIATPLARHDIRLVSAGAARIDPGGSQVELRDGAPIAYDFLVVATGPRLAFDEVPGLGPDAHSHSICTTPHALATWQDYQRFVDAPGPVVVGAAPGVSCFGPAYEYAMILDADLRRRRIRDRVPITFITPEPWIGHMGLGGVGDSRGLLEHQFRQRHIQWIANARITALDGEAVHYEQLDDQGAVLRQGAAPAVFRMVMPAFTGVDAVRAAPGLGNARGFVPIDAHQRHPQFPNIYAVGVCVAIPPVEVTPVPTGAPKTGYMIESMVTAVCENIRLQLDGQSPAARATWNAICLADMGDTGAAFVALPQIPPRNVTWARVGKWVHLAKIAFEKYFLRKMRTGNVEPVYEKYVMRALGIFRLKP; encoded by the coding sequence ATGGCGCACATCGTTGTACTGGGGGCGGGTGTCGGCGGCATGAGCGCAGCCTATGAGCTTCGCAAGACCCTCGGCAAGCACCACCGCATCACCGTGGTCGCCGAGACCGACCGCTTTTCGTTCACGCCGTCCAATCCCTGGGTAGCGGTGGGCTGGCGCACCGCCAAGGCCATCGAGGTGGAGATCGCCACGCCCCTGGCGCGTCACGACATCAGGCTGGTCAGCGCCGGCGCGGCGCGGATCGATCCGGGCGGCAGCCAGGTGGAGTTGCGCGACGGCGCCCCGATCGCCTACGACTTTCTTGTGGTGGCCACCGGACCTCGCCTGGCCTTCGATGAGGTGCCCGGCCTGGGACCCGACGCGCACAGCCATTCGATCTGCACGACGCCGCATGCGCTCGCCACCTGGCAGGACTACCAGCGTTTCGTGGACGCGCCCGGCCCGGTGGTGGTCGGCGCCGCCCCGGGCGTGAGTTGCTTCGGCCCGGCGTACGAATACGCGATGATCCTCGATGCCGACCTGCGCAGGCGACGGATTCGCGACCGGGTGCCGATCACCTTCATCACCCCGGAACCCTGGATCGGCCACATGGGCCTGGGCGGGGTGGGTGATTCCCGGGGGCTGCTCGAACACCAGTTCCGGCAGCGCCATATCCAGTGGATCGCCAATGCCCGGATCACCGCGCTGGACGGCGAGGCGGTGCATTACGAACAGCTGGACGACCAGGGTGCCGTGCTGCGGCAGGGCGCCGCGCCGGCAGTGTTCCGGATGGTCATGCCGGCCTTCACTGGCGTCGATGCCGTGCGCGCGGCGCCCGGACTGGGCAACGCGCGCGGCTTCGTTCCGATCGACGCGCACCAGCGCCATCCGCAGTTCCCCAACATCTACGCGGTCGGCGTCTGCGTCGCGATCCCGCCGGTCGAAGTCACCCCGGTGCCGACCGGCGCACCCAAGACCGGATACATGATCGAATCGATGGTGACCGCGGTGTGCGAGAACATCCGGTTGCAACTGGACGGCCAATCGCCCGCGGCGCGCGCCACCTGGAACGCCATCTGCCTCGCCGACATGGGCGATACCGGCGCCGCCTTCGTGGCACTGCCGCAGATCCCGCCACGTAACGTCACCTGGGCCCGGGTGGGCAAGTGGGTGCATCTGGCGAAGATCGCCTTCGAGAAGTATTTCCTCCGCAAGATGCGCACCGGCAACGTCGAGCCGGTCTACGAGAAGTATGTGATGCGGGCGCTGGGCATCTTCCGCCTGAAGCCCTGA
- a CDS encoding rhodanese-like domain-containing protein yields the protein MTVTASELVATARAAIREVAPADCVALRPRPVLIDVREPAEFQEAHLPDAINLPRGVLEFQVDAHPAMGCATAAALADRHQPVLLYCRSGGRSALAAQSLAAMGFTDVRSVAGGIQAWLEARLPVVRP from the coding sequence ATGACAGTCACCGCTTCCGAACTGGTCGCCACGGCCCGCGCCGCGATCCGCGAGGTCGCGCCCGCCGACTGCGTTGCGCTGCGGCCGCGCCCGGTACTGATCGACGTCCGGGAGCCCGCTGAATTCCAGGAGGCACACCTGCCCGACGCCATCAACCTGCCTCGCGGCGTGCTGGAGTTCCAGGTCGATGCGCATCCGGCGATGGGCTGCGCCACGGCCGCCGCGCTCGCCGATCGCCACCAGCCGGTGCTGCTGTACTGCCGCTCCGGCGGCCGCTCCGCGCTCGCTGCGCAGAGCCTGGCCGCCATGGGATTCACCGACGTGCGTTCCGTCGCTGGCGGCATCCAGGCCTGGCTGGAGGCGAGGCTGCCCGTGGTGCGTCCATGA
- a CDS encoding helix-turn-helix transcriptional regulator — protein MSTATRPTGDPALPDPEAMRAHAADAARLLKALANDRRLMILCLLVGGELSVGEINARVDLSQSALSQHLAVLREEQLVRTRREAQTIYYSLADGPVHALIETLHGIYCAA, from the coding sequence ATGAGCACCGCGACCCGGCCAACCGGGGATCCGGCGTTGCCCGACCCGGAGGCGATGCGCGCCCACGCTGCCGATGCCGCGCGCCTGCTCAAGGCGCTGGCCAACGATCGGCGCCTGATGATCCTGTGCCTGCTGGTGGGTGGCGAGCTCAGCGTCGGCGAGATCAATGCCCGGGTGGACCTCAGCCAGTCGGCCCTGTCCCAGCACCTGGCGGTGCTGCGCGAGGAGCAGCTGGTCCGGACCCGCCGCGAGGCGCAGACCATCTACTACAGCCTTGCCGATGGCCCGGTGCATGCGCTGATCGAGACGCTGCATGGGATCTACTGCGCTGCCTAG
- a CDS encoding MBL fold metallo-hydrolase produces MLFRQLFDAESSTWTYLVASGPGREALIIDPCKANLDQYLRLVDELDLRLVRAIDTHTHADHVTALGDLQDATGCATVMGEHTRAECVSERVREGDMLDVDGIRLQALYTPGHTDESFSFLLEPERPRAVFTGDVLLIRGTGRTDFQNGDAGRSYDSITQTLFALPDRTLVYPAHDYKGETCSSIGEEKRHNPRIAGRSREQYIRLMAELDLPKPKLIDIAVPANLRCGRNAPAAQGSAPQG; encoded by the coding sequence ATGCTGTTCCGCCAACTGTTCGATGCCGAGTCCAGCACCTGGACCTACCTGGTCGCCTCCGGGCCCGGCCGTGAAGCGCTGATCATCGATCCCTGCAAGGCCAACCTCGACCAGTACCTGCGGCTGGTGGACGAGCTTGACCTGCGCCTGGTGCGCGCCATCGACACCCACACCCATGCCGACCACGTCACGGCGCTGGGCGACCTGCAGGACGCCACCGGCTGCGCGACGGTGATGGGCGAGCACACGCGCGCCGAGTGCGTCAGCGAGCGTGTCCGCGAAGGCGACATGCTGGATGTCGACGGCATCCGCCTGCAGGCGCTGTACACGCCGGGCCACACCGACGAGTCCTTCAGTTTCCTGCTCGAGCCGGAGCGGCCGCGCGCGGTGTTCACCGGCGACGTCCTGCTGATCCGCGGTACCGGCCGGACGGACTTCCAGAACGGAGACGCCGGTCGTTCGTACGATTCGATCACGCAGACCCTGTTCGCCCTACCCGACCGGACCCTGGTCTACCCGGCGCACGATTACAAGGGCGAGACCTGCTCCAGCATCGGCGAGGAGAAGCGCCACAACCCGCGCATCGCCGGCAGGTCCCGGGAACAGTACATCCGGCTCATGGCCGAGCTCGACCTGCCGAAGCCGAAACTCATCGACATCGCGGTGCCGGCCAACCTGCGCTGCGGGCGCAACGCGCCTGCGGCGCAGGGTTCGGCGCCGCAGGGCTGA
- the tkt gene encoding transketolase, whose amino-acid sequence MPSRRDLANAVRALAMDAVEAAKSGHPGMPMGMADIAEVLWNDFLRHDPGEPGWPDRDRFVVSNGHGSMLVYALLHLSGYDLPLAELRNFRQLHSKTPGHPEAHETPGVETTTGPLGQGLANAVGMALAEKLLAARYNRPEHAIVDHYTWVFLGDGCLMEGISHEVASLAGTLKLGKLIAFYDDNGISIDGDVRGWFTDETVKRFESYGWQVIPEIDGHNPEAIKAAIVSAQAQDERPTLICCRTVIGYGAPTKAGKESSHGAPLGTEEVAGARQALGWPHPPFEVPGEIRAAWDARLAGGMRSKEWHRQFEAYARVYPELAAELRRRLAGELPEDFAERAQAFVADVQARLPEVASRKASQQAIEALAPLLPELIGGSADLAHSNLTLWKGAVDVNADPARGNYVYYGVREFGMTAIANGLALHGGFIPYDATFLVFSDYARNAVRMSALIPAPAIHVYTHDSIGLGEDGPTHQPVEHLPSLRCIPGNEVWRPADAVESAIAWQRAIERRDGPTCLVFSRQNLVCQPRDADTLAAAARGGYILRDPAGAKVEAIVIATGSEVELAMAAARALDGELGVRVVSMPCTSVFESQPLEYREGVLPSWCRARVAVEAAHPDGWWRYVGLDGAVIGMDRFGASAPAARLFEHFGITVDAVVAALRRVAGTTRG is encoded by the coding sequence ATGCCCAGCCGACGCGACCTCGCCAATGCCGTCCGCGCCCTCGCAATGGATGCCGTGGAGGCGGCCAAGTCCGGCCATCCCGGCATGCCGATGGGCATGGCCGACATCGCAGAGGTGCTCTGGAACGACTTCCTGCGCCACGATCCGGGCGAGCCGGGCTGGCCCGACCGCGACCGCTTCGTGGTCTCCAACGGCCATGGCTCGATGCTGGTGTATGCCCTGCTGCACCTGTCCGGCTACGACCTGCCGCTGGCCGAGCTGCGCAATTTCCGGCAATTGCACAGCAAGACGCCCGGCCATCCGGAGGCGCATGAGACGCCGGGCGTGGAGACCACCACCGGCCCGCTCGGCCAGGGCCTGGCCAACGCCGTCGGCATGGCACTGGCCGAGAAGCTGCTGGCGGCGCGCTACAACCGCCCGGAGCACGCCATCGTCGACCACTACACCTGGGTGTTCCTGGGCGACGGCTGCCTGATGGAGGGCATCTCCCACGAGGTCGCCTCGCTGGCCGGCACCCTGAAGCTCGGCAAGCTGATCGCCTTCTACGACGACAACGGCATCTCCATCGACGGCGACGTCCGCGGCTGGTTCACCGACGAGACGGTCAAGCGCTTCGAGTCCTATGGCTGGCAGGTGATCCCCGAGATCGACGGGCACAACCCCGAGGCGATCAAGGCAGCGATCGTCTCGGCCCAGGCCCAGGACGAGCGGCCGACCCTGATCTGCTGCCGCACGGTGATCGGCTACGGCGCCCCGACCAAGGCCGGCAAGGAAAGCTCGCACGGTGCGCCGCTGGGAACCGAGGAGGTCGCCGGCGCGCGCCAGGCCCTGGGCTGGCCGCACCCGCCGTTCGAGGTGCCCGGCGAGATCCGCGCCGCCTGGGACGCACGCCTGGCTGGCGGCATGCGCAGCAAGGAATGGCACCGCCAGTTCGAGGCCTACGCACGGGTCTATCCCGAGCTGGCCGCGGAGCTGCGCAGGCGCCTGGCCGGCGAGCTGCCCGAGGACTTCGCCGAGCGTGCGCAGGCGTTCGTCGCCGATGTCCAGGCCCGGCTTCCCGAGGTCGCCTCGCGCAAGGCCAGCCAGCAGGCGATCGAAGCGCTGGCACCGCTGCTGCCCGAGCTGATCGGCGGCTCCGCCGACCTGGCGCACAGCAATCTCACCCTCTGGAAGGGTGCGGTCGACGTCAACGCCGATCCGGCGCGCGGCAACTACGTCTACTACGGGGTGCGCGAGTTCGGCATGACCGCGATCGCCAACGGCCTGGCCCTGCATGGCGGCTTCATCCCGTACGACGCCACCTTCCTGGTGTTCTCCGACTACGCGCGCAACGCCGTACGCATGAGCGCGCTGATCCCTGCGCCGGCGATCCATGTCTATACCCACGACTCGATCGGCCTGGGCGAGGACGGCCCCACGCACCAGCCGGTCGAACACCTGCCGTCGCTGCGCTGCATTCCCGGCAACGAGGTCTGGCGGCCGGCCGACGCGGTGGAGAGCGCGATCGCCTGGCAGCGCGCGATCGAGCGCCGCGACGGCCCGACCTGCCTGGTGTTCTCGCGCCAGAACCTGGTCTGCCAGCCGCGCGATGCCGACACCCTGGCCGCGGCCGCGCGGGGCGGCTACATCCTGCGGGACCCGGCCGGTGCCAAGGTCGAGGCGATCGTCATCGCCACCGGCTCCGAGGTCGAGCTGGCGATGGCGGCGGCGCGGGCGCTGGACGGCGAACTGGGCGTGCGGGTGGTGTCGATGCCGTGCACCAGCGTGTTCGAGAGCCAGCCGCTGGAGTACCGCGAGGGCGTGCTGCCGAGCTGGTGCCGGGCCCGGGTTGCGGTCGAGGCCGCCCACCCGGACGGCTGGTGGCGCTACGTCGGTCTGGATGGTGCCGTGATCGGCATGGACCGGTTCGGCGCTTCGGCCCCCGCCGCCCGGCTGTTCGAGCACTTCGGGATCACCGTGGACGCGGTGGTGGCGGCGCTTCGGCGGGTCGCCGGAACCACGCGCGGCTGA
- a CDS encoding dicarboxylate/amino acid:cation symporter, with amino-acid sequence MLLHTKMLIGFLVGLLGGIAAYTFAADAAWLNALIDWVTYPAGQIFLRLLFMLVVPLVFSALVLGVIEIGDVRSLGRIGGRTLLWILLVTGLAALIGLVAVNVLQPGRGLPPEVGQALLAQASTQASDIAARGEAVRASDLVMNLVPRSVVDAAARNDLIGLILFALLVGLAAAVIRSPATEAFRHTVQGLYEISLKLIEWVIRLAPYAVAALLFTITARLGWDVLAQLARYVGTVVLALAVHMFVVFPILLRTLAGVSPLWFFRQIQPVMLTAFSTSSSSATLPTTLKAAEERLGAPRHVSRFVCTLGATANMNGTALFEGVTVLFLAQFFGVELTLLQQLLVLVLCILGSVGAAGVPGGSLPVIAMILAMFGIPPEGIGLILGVDRFLDMCRTTVNVGGDLVGTMVIARGEQPRGNASG; translated from the coding sequence ATGCTGCTGCACACCAAGATGCTGATCGGGTTCCTGGTCGGATTGCTCGGTGGCATTGCCGCCTACACCTTTGCAGCCGACGCGGCTTGGCTGAACGCGCTGATCGACTGGGTCACCTACCCCGCCGGGCAGATCTTCCTGCGTCTGCTGTTCATGCTGGTGGTGCCGCTGGTGTTCTCCGCGCTGGTGCTGGGCGTCATCGAGATCGGCGATGTTCGTTCGCTGGGTCGCATTGGTGGCCGGACCCTGCTGTGGATACTGCTGGTCACCGGACTCGCAGCCCTGATCGGCCTGGTCGCGGTGAACGTCCTGCAGCCAGGACGAGGCCTGCCCCCCGAGGTCGGCCAGGCACTGCTGGCGCAAGCGTCGACTCAGGCGTCGGACATCGCCGCGCGCGGTGAGGCGGTCCGCGCCAGCGACCTGGTGATGAACCTGGTGCCGCGCAGCGTGGTCGATGCCGCGGCGCGCAACGACCTGATCGGACTGATCCTGTTCGCCCTTCTGGTCGGACTGGCCGCCGCGGTGATCCGCAGCCCGGCGACGGAGGCGTTTCGCCATACCGTGCAGGGTCTGTACGAGATCAGCCTGAAGCTGATCGAATGGGTGATCCGCCTCGCCCCGTACGCGGTTGCCGCCCTCTTGTTCACCATCACCGCTCGCCTCGGCTGGGATGTGCTGGCCCAGCTCGCCCGTTACGTCGGCACCGTGGTCCTCGCGCTGGCCGTGCACATGTTCGTGGTCTTCCCGATCCTCCTGCGTACGCTTGCAGGCGTTTCCCCGCTCTGGTTCTTCAGGCAGATCCAGCCGGTCATGCTGACCGCGTTCTCGACGTCGTCGAGCAGCGCCACCCTGCCGACCACACTGAAGGCGGCCGAGGAGCGTCTCGGTGCACCGCGGCACGTCTCGCGCTTCGTGTGCACGCTGGGCGCGACCGCCAACATGAACGGCACGGCGTTGTTCGAGGGCGTGACGGTGCTGTTCCTGGCGCAGTTCTTCGGCGTCGAGCTGACCCTGCTGCAGCAGCTGCTGGTACTGGTCCTGTGCATTCTTGGCAGCGTCGGTGCCGCCGGTGTGCCGGGGGGCTCCCTGCCGGTGATTGCCATGATCCTCGCCATGTTCGGCATCCCGCCGGAAGGCATCGGCCTGATCCTGGGCGTCGACCGGTTCCTCGACATGTGCCGAACCACGGTAAACGTCGGTGGCGACCTGGTGGGCACCATGGTGATCGCACGCGGTGAGCAGCCGCGCGGCAACGCTTCCGGCTGA